The sequence GGGACCCATTCCGCAGCATAAAGCCCGGGCGGATTTTTCGACCGGCTTTGTGGAAGTCGGCGGGTTTGAAGTACTGAAGAATGACGGTTTTGCCGATGTGGACAGCGCGGTAGAGGCGGCTCTTGCCTCGGGAGCAAAGGCAGTCATCATCTGTTCCACCGACGATACCTATCCGGAACTGGTACCGCCTTTGGCCAAGCAAATCAAGGCAGGTAACCCATCTATGCTGGTTATGCTGGCTGGAGCGCCGGCACCGGAGTTTGAACCGGTCTACCGGGAAGCCGGCGTAGACGAGTTCATCCATATCCGCGCCAATTGCTATAAGATACTTGACTGGCTGCAGAAAGCAGGAGGGATTGCCTAATGTATCAGAAACCTGATTTTACCAACATGTCACTGAAAAAAGAAAATGGACCGGCCAATCTGGCTGAATGGAAAAAGCAGCTTGAGGCTAAAACAGGCAAGTCTTTTGAAGAATTATACTGGCGGGCCATGGAGCAGATTGATGTAAAACCTCTTTATACTGAGGCCGATCTGAAGGATATGAACCACCTGTCTTATATGGCCGGAATTCCGCCTTTCTTAAGAGGGCCTTATCCCACGATGTATGTAACCCGCCCCTGGACGGTCCGGCAGTATGCCGGTTTCTCCACGGCGGAAGAAAGTAATGCCTTTTACCGTCGTAATCTGGCCGCCGGTCAGAAGGGGCTTTCTATTGCCTTTGACCTGGCGACGCACCGCGGCTATGACTCGGACCATCCCCGGGTTGTCGGCGACGTGGGGAAAGCCGGCGTGGCGGTCGATTCTATTCTGGATATGGAAATTCTCTTTTCCGGCATCCCCCTGGATAAAATGTCGGTGTCGATGACGATGAACGGTGCCGTTTTGCCGGTTCTGGCCTTCTACATTGTGGCGGCCGAGGAACAGGGTGTAAAGCAGGAAGTCCTGTCAGGCACGATTCAGAATGATATTTTAAAAGAATTTATGGTTCGTAACACTTATATTTATCCGCCGACGGCCTCGATGCGGATTATCGGCGATATTTTCGCCTATACCTCACAGTTTATGCCGAAGTTCAACAGCATCAGTATTTCCGGCTATCATATGCAGGAAGCGGGGGCCACCGCCGACATTGAGCTTGGCTATACGCTGGCCGACGGACTGGAGTACATCCGGACCGGGGTAAACTCTGGCCTGGCGATTGACGCGTTTGCGCCTCGGTTGTCATTCTTCTGGGCCATGGGTAAAAATTACTTTATGGAAGTGGCCAAGATGCGGGCTGGCCGCTTGCTGTGGGCTAAAATTATCAAGCAGTTCGGACCGAAAAGTTCGAAATCCATGGCGCTCAGAACCCACTCGCAGACTTCGGGCTGGAGCCTGACCGAACAGGACCCGTTCAACAATGTGGCACGGACCTGTATTGAAGCCATGGCGGCTGCTTTGGGGCATACCCAATCACTGCACACCAACGCGCTGGATGAAGCCATTGCCCTGCCGACCGACTTCTCGGCCCGGATTGCCCGGAATACGCAGCTTTATCTGCAGGATGAAACACAAATTTGTAAGGTTATTGATCCCTGGGGCGGCTCTTACTACGTGGAAGCTTTGACCGATGAACTGGCCCGCCGGGCCTGGGCTCATATCCAGGAAGTCGAAGAACTGGGCGGTATGGCCAAGGCTATTGACACGGGTCTGCCCAAAATGCGGATTGAGGAAGCGGCCGCCCGCCGTCAGGCGCACATTGACTCCGCCAAGGAAATGATTGTCGGTGTAAACAAGTTCCGCCTGGATAAGGAAGATCCGCTGGACATTCTGGAAGTTGACAATACGGCTGTACGGATAGCTCAGATCAAGCGTCTGGAAAAACTTCGTTCCAACCGGGACGAGGACCGGGTGAAGTCTTGCCTGGAGGCGATTACCAAATCGGTGGAAACCGGTGAAGGCAATCTGCTGGATCTGGCGATTAAGGCTACCCGGGCCAGAGCCAGTCTGGGGGAAATTTCCTCTGCCGTGGAAAAAGTCAGCGGGAGGCATAAAGCGGTGATCCGTTCCATTTCAGGCGTATACAGCAGTGAATTTGCCGATGAGGATGAAATTGCCGAAGTACGGAAAATGACCGATACCTTTGAAGCCAAGGAAGGTCGCCGGCCGAGAATTATGATTGCCAAGATGGGCCAGGACGGACATGACCGGGGTGCCAAGGTAATCGCTACGGCCTTTGCCGATTTGGGCTTTGACGTGGATATCGGACCGTTATTCCAAACGCCGGAGGAAACGGCCCAGGATGCGGTGGATAATGACGTTCACGTGGTAGGCATGAGTTCGCTGGCTGCCGGACATAAGACGCTGCTGCCGCAATTGGTGGAAGAACTGAAAAAGCGCGGCCGCGAGGATATCATGGTGGTAGCCGGCGGTGTTATTCCGGCCCAGGATTACGAATATTTGAAAGAACATGGTGCCGCTGCTATTTTTGGACCGGGAACCATTATTCCGGTCGCTGCCAGAAAGGTATTGGAAGAATTAATGAACCGTTTGGACTGGGAAGAGGCGTAACGATGAGTACCTATAAACCGGAGTGGACGCCGCAGGATGCGGGCAATGAATTTGCCTGCCGGGTCATGACCGGTGTGGCTGGCGGGCATGACGGCCTGCCGCAGGGCCGGCCCGAAGGACAGACGGCGGCTGCCGTAAAACGAAAAAAACTGACGGTCGAAGACTACGTGCAGGGTGTGCTGGCCGGTGACAGAGTCTTATTGTCCCGGGCTATCACCCTGATTGAAAGCAATGCCCCGGCTCATATGGATATGGCCCAGCAGGTGCTGCAGCAATTGCTGCCCTATGCGGGAAAGTCACTGCGGGTTGGCATTACCGGGGTGCCCGGTGCCGGCAAGAGTACCTTTATTGAAGCTCTTGGCTGCCGGTTGTGCCGGACCGGGCACAAGGTGGCGGTGCTGGCGGTTGACCCCAGCAGCAGTGTGACCAAGGGCAGCATCCTGGGTGATAAAACCCGGATGGAGAATCTGTCCAAGGAACCACAGGCCTTTATCCGTCCCTCGCCATCAGGCGGAACGCTGGGCGGCGTAACCCGGAAAAGCCGGGAGACTTTGCTGCTTTGTGAGGCCGCCGGCTATGATGTCATCCTGGTGGAAACGGTGGGGGTCGGACAGAGTGAAGTCACCGTCCGGTCTATGGTGGATTTCTTTCTCCTGATTGTGTTAACCGGTGCCGGCGATGAACTGCAAGGCATGAAGAAAGGTGTCATGGAGCTGGCCGATGCCATTTTGATCAATAAAGCCGACGGCGATAACAGACGGCGTGCTCTGGCCGCCCGGGTGGACTATGAACGTATTCTTCATTATCTGCGTCCGGCAACCGAAGGCTGGCAGACCAAGGCCTATACCTGCTCAGCGTTGAGCGGCGAGGGAATTGACGATATCTGGTCGGTGGTCTGTGAGTTCCGGGACAGGATGGGGGCTTCCGGTGTGTTCGAAGGACGTCGCAAGGCACAGACTCTTTCCTGGGTGTACTCTATGGTGGAGGAGCACCTGCATAATCTGTTTTTCCAAAATCCGGCCGTACGGGTCGGTAAGACTGCCGTGGAACAGGATGTTATCACCGGCAAGGTCTCGGCTACTATGGCGGTTAACCGGTTAATTGGTATGTTTGAGCAGTCATAATAGCCCGGTTGTCGTCAACGGATTGAAAAATCAGGCCAGTTGCGGAAGTTTCTTTTCGCACTGCGCCCTGAGCCGGTCCGGATTGGGCTGACAAGGGCAAAAAGATTGCCAAATAATAAATTGAAGAGGTTATCATAGAAGGAGAGGTGTCGCCTACAGGCGAAAGGTTCTTGGATAAGTTAAAAACTGTCTAGCCGGTGACTAGCAGGAGCACCAGGGTTATTTCTCCTGCAATTCAATGTATAAGGGAGTAGAAATAATGAGACTTAGTGGAAAGAAACTGTTGATTGCATCTGTGGTATGTGCTATGATGACGGGCTTGACGGCAACCGGCTTTGCCGCTTATCAGTTAAACCCGGAAGTGAAGGATGCCACTCCGGCCTTGAAACAGGCAGCGGAAATTGGTGTTCGCGTTTCGGAAACACCTTCGCTGCAGAACCTGGAAAATAAAGATGCTATTTTGGTTATGAGTTTTGGGACAACCTTTACTGATTCCCGCAAGGCCACCATTGAAAAAACGGTGGCAGACATTCAGGCGGCTCATCCCAATACCAAAGTGGTGCTGGCTTTTACTTCCCATATTATTGTTGACCGGATTCAGGCCAATGAAGGAATTAAGATCCCCACACCGGAAGAAGCTCTGGCCCAACTTAAGGCAGAAGGCTACAGCCGTATTGCCCTGACCTCGCTGGATGTCATTCCGGGTATGGAATATGCCTATGACACCGCTATTTTCGATATCTATAAGAGCCAGTTCAAGAAAATGACCCTGGGTACGACACTGATGTACTGGATGGGACAGGAAAACCAACGTGATGATGTGACTGAGGCTATGAAAGCCTTTAGTACTGAATTCCCTAAGACTGGCAAAAAGGATGCCGTCTTATTGATGGCTCATGGTACGCCGCATCCGTCCAATGCTTACTATGCCGTTATGCAGGACCGTTTAACTGAACTTGGTTTCAAAAATACCTATGTCTATTCGGTAGAAGGCTGGCCTCATTTGGACACAGTTATTCCTCAGTTGAAGGCACAGGGTATTAAAAATGTTACGCTGATTCCGATGATGATGGTGGCCGGAGACCATGCCAACAACGATATGGCTGGCAGCGAACCGGAATCGCATAAATCCATCCTGGAAAAAGAAGGCTTTAAAGTCACCCCGTACATCCACGGTCTTGGTGAAAACCAAGCTATCCGCAAACTGTTTGTCGACCGGGCTAATGAAGCGTGGGATGCCCTGGAAGCCGCAACTCCTGTGAAGGAAAAAGGCCATGGCATGATGATGAAATAAATTTGGCTATGCCCTCTCCAACTCTCCTTGCTGACGATAAAACGCCGCAGGGAG comes from Propionispora vibrioides and encodes:
- the scpA gene encoding methylmalonyl-CoA mutase, with product MYQKPDFTNMSLKKENGPANLAEWKKQLEAKTGKSFEELYWRAMEQIDVKPLYTEADLKDMNHLSYMAGIPPFLRGPYPTMYVTRPWTVRQYAGFSTAEESNAFYRRNLAAGQKGLSIAFDLATHRGYDSDHPRVVGDVGKAGVAVDSILDMEILFSGIPLDKMSVSMTMNGAVLPVLAFYIVAAEEQGVKQEVLSGTIQNDILKEFMVRNTYIYPPTASMRIIGDIFAYTSQFMPKFNSISISGYHMQEAGATADIELGYTLADGLEYIRTGVNSGLAIDAFAPRLSFFWAMGKNYFMEVAKMRAGRLLWAKIIKQFGPKSSKSMALRTHSQTSGWSLTEQDPFNNVARTCIEAMAAALGHTQSLHTNALDEAIALPTDFSARIARNTQLYLQDETQICKVIDPWGGSYYVEALTDELARRAWAHIQEVEELGGMAKAIDTGLPKMRIEEAAARRQAHIDSAKEMIVGVNKFRLDKEDPLDILEVDNTAVRIAQIKRLEKLRSNRDEDRVKSCLEAITKSVETGEGNLLDLAIKATRARASLGEISSAVEKVSGRHKAVIRSISGVYSSEFADEDEIAEVRKMTDTFEAKEGRRPRIMIAKMGQDGHDRGAKVIATAFADLGFDVDIGPLFQTPEETAQDAVDNDVHVVGMSSLAAGHKTLLPQLVEELKKRGREDIMVVAGGVIPAQDYEYLKEHGAAAIFGPGTIIPVAARKVLEELMNRLDWEEA
- the meaB gene encoding methylmalonyl Co-A mutase-associated GTPase MeaB; the protein is MSTYKPEWTPQDAGNEFACRVMTGVAGGHDGLPQGRPEGQTAAAVKRKKLTVEDYVQGVLAGDRVLLSRAITLIESNAPAHMDMAQQVLQQLLPYAGKSLRVGITGVPGAGKSTFIEALGCRLCRTGHKVAVLAVDPSSSVTKGSILGDKTRMENLSKEPQAFIRPSPSGGTLGGVTRKSRETLLLCEAAGYDVILVETVGVGQSEVTVRSMVDFFLLIVLTGAGDELQGMKKGVMELADAILINKADGDNRRRALAARVDYERILHYLRPATEGWQTKAYTCSALSGEGIDDIWSVVCEFRDRMGASGVFEGRRKAQTLSWVYSMVEEHLHNLFFQNPAVRVGKTAVEQDVITGKVSATMAVNRLIGMFEQS
- a CDS encoding sirohydrochlorin cobaltochelatase, which codes for MRLSGKKLLIASVVCAMMTGLTATGFAAYQLNPEVKDATPALKQAAEIGVRVSETPSLQNLENKDAILVMSFGTTFTDSRKATIEKTVADIQAAHPNTKVVLAFTSHIIVDRIQANEGIKIPTPEEALAQLKAEGYSRIALTSLDVIPGMEYAYDTAIFDIYKSQFKKMTLGTTLMYWMGQENQRDDVTEAMKAFSTEFPKTGKKDAVLLMAHGTPHPSNAYYAVMQDRLTELGFKNTYVYSVEGWPHLDTVIPQLKAQGIKNVTLIPMMMVAGDHANNDMAGSEPESHKSILEKEGFKVTPYIHGLGENQAIRKLFVDRANEAWDALEAATPVKEKGHGMMMK